The Desulfuromonas sp. genome includes a window with the following:
- the pstC gene encoding phosphate ABC transporter permease subunit PstC, with translation MLKQTNNKLDPIFRWATLSGSLLILITVIGILLTLTHGAFPSLEKFGAGFLTSSEWNPYTHEYGALSSVYGTLVSTLIAMVIAVPLAMVIALFLVELAPPALGRVVGGAIELLAAIPSIIYGMWGLFVFAPFLADHVQPALAAIAPGFPLFAGPPMGIGMLCAGIILALMILPFITSVTRDVFQMVPSVVKESAYGMGSTTWEVTRKVTIPYGIQGVVGACFLGLGRAIGETMAVTFVIGNSHEISASLFSAANSIASTLANEFTEAADEIYLAALIELGLVLFGLTLVLQVIARWWLRRTAKRLGAVR, from the coding sequence ATGCTTAAACAGACGAACAACAAGCTGGATCCGATCTTCCGCTGGGCAACGCTCAGCGGAAGCTTGCTCATTCTGATCACGGTCATCGGCATCCTGCTGACTTTGACCCACGGTGCATTTCCGTCACTGGAAAAATTCGGTGCCGGTTTTCTCACGTCCTCGGAATGGAACCCTTACACGCATGAGTACGGGGCATTGAGCAGTGTTTACGGCACTCTGGTCTCGACCCTGATTGCCATGGTTATCGCCGTGCCGCTGGCGATGGTGATAGCACTTTTTCTGGTCGAGCTCGCCCCGCCGGCCCTCGGCCGCGTCGTCGGCGGGGCGATTGAGCTGCTGGCAGCGATCCCGAGTATCATCTACGGCATGTGGGGCCTGTTCGTCTTCGCGCCGTTCCTCGCCGATCATGTTCAGCCGGCACTTGCTGCCATCGCCCCCGGTTTCCCCCTGTTCGCGGGGCCGCCAATGGGGATCGGCATGCTCTGCGCCGGCATTATCCTGGCGCTGATGATCCTGCCGTTCATTACTTCGGTCACCCGCGATGTTTTCCAGATGGTGCCGAGTGTCGTCAAGGAATCGGCCTATGGCATGGGGAGCACAACCTGGGAAGTGACGCGCAAGGTGACTATCCCGTACGGTATTCAGGGGGTGGTCGGCGCCTGTTTTCTCGGCCTCGGCCGTGCCATCGGCGAAACCATGGCCGTGACCTTTGTGATCGGCAACAGCCACGAAATTTCGGCGTCGCTCTTCTCGGCCGCCAATTCAATCGCTTCGACTCTCGCCAATGAGTTCACCGAGGCGGCCGACGAGATTTACCTGGCGGCGCTGATCGAGCTCGGGCTGGTGCTGTTCGG
- a CDS encoding phosphate ABC transporter substrate-binding protein PstS: MLYQLTKNITAILVTLFTLAVFSGVAIAGPTINGAGATFPYPVYGQWAYLYNKETGVKLNYQSIGSGGGIKQITAKTVDFGASDAPLTSDKLEKEGLLQFPMVMGGVVPVVNLPGIKPGGIKLTAETLSGIFLGEITKWNDPEIAAANAGVKLPDTAITVVHRADGSGTTWIFTNYLSKVSPSWKEKVGNAKSVKWPAGVGGKGNEGVAAYVQRIKGAIGYVEYAYALQNKLTYALLKNRDGGFVAPTSETFQAAAANAEWAKAPGFYLVLTDQPGKISWPITGASFILVHKDQKDAATIKAVLDFFDWCYANGGPTAEKLHYVPMPPKVVKLVQSKWSNEIKAGGNPVWK, encoded by the coding sequence ATGTTATACCAACTGACGAAAAACATTACAGCGATCCTGGTCACACTATTCACCCTGGCCGTCTTCAGCGGCGTTGCCATCGCCGGGCCCACGATCAACGGCGCCGGCGCCACCTTCCCGTACCCGGTATATGGCCAGTGGGCTTACCTGTACAACAAGGAAACCGGGGTCAAGCTCAACTACCAGTCGATCGGCTCCGGTGGCGGCATCAAGCAGATCACAGCCAAAACAGTCGACTTTGGTGCTTCCGACGCACCGCTGACCAGCGACAAGCTGGAAAAGGAAGGGTTGCTGCAGTTTCCGATGGTCATGGGCGGCGTCGTTCCCGTGGTCAACCTCCCGGGCATCAAGCCTGGGGGTATCAAACTGACCGCCGAAACCCTTTCCGGGATCTTCCTCGGCGAAATCACCAAATGGAACGATCCGGAAATCGCTGCAGCCAACGCCGGCGTTAAACTGCCTGATACGGCGATCACAGTTGTCCACCGGGCCGACGGTTCCGGCACCACCTGGATCTTCACTAATTATCTGAGCAAGGTTTCCCCGTCCTGGAAAGAGAAGGTCGGTAATGCCAAGTCGGTCAAGTGGCCGGCCGGGGTTGGCGGCAAGGGGAACGAAGGGGTGGCGGCCTACGTCCAGAGGATCAAGGGCGCCATCGGCTACGTCGAGTATGCCTATGCCCTGCAGAACAAGCTGACCTACGCCTTACTCAAAAACCGTGACGGTGGCTTCGTTGCGCCGACCAGCGAAACATTCCAGGCGGCTGCTGCCAACGCCGAATGGGCCAAGGCTCCCGGGTTTTACCTGGTGCTGACCGACCAGCCGGGCAAGATCAGCTGGCCGATCACCGGCGCCTCCTTCATCCTGGTGCACAAGGATCAGAAGGACGCGGCGACGATCAAGGCGGTTCTCGACTTCTTCGACTGGTGCTACGCCAACGGTGGACCGACGGCCGAGAAGCTGCACTACGTGCCGATGCCGCCGAAAGTGGTCAAGCTGGTCCAGAGCAAGTGGAGCAATGAGATCAAGGCCGGAGGAAACCCGGTCTGGAAATAG